The genomic window AGCTACTGAACTCTCTAGTAAGTTCACATTGGCCTCATCAGACACAATATCCCACCACTCAACGGGCATTCGATTTCTAAACCACGTTAATTGGCGTTTGGCATATTGTCTTGAATGTTGTTTCACTTCTTCCACTGATTTTTCCAGTGAACACTTCCCCTCAAAATAAGGGAAAAACTCTTTGTAGCCAATACCTTGACTTGCTTGCGGGCAATCTAACTCATAAACCATTTTGGCTTCATCTAATAAACCTTCAGCCATCATAACATCTACTCGTTGATTGATTCTATTATATAACACTTCTCTATCCGTGGTTAAGCCAATAAGTTTCACATCAAACGAACTTTTTGACAGATCCATTAAATCAATCTGTTGTTGCTCGCTGATACTTTTTCCCGTTAAATCAAACACTTCTAGTGCCCGTATCACACGTTTTCGGTTATTCGGGTGAATCGTGTTGGCCCCTTTTGGATCGATTGTTTCTAGTTCGTGCCATAATGCTTCATTGGACATTTTTTTAGCAAACTCTTCCCACTTTTTACGACTTTTCTTTTCATCATCACTTAACTCTGATGAGCCTAACTGAAAATCATAAAGGAGCGACTGAATGTAAAGACCTGTACCACCTACTATAATAGGTAACTTATTTTGAGTCGCCAATTCATTGATACACTCTGTTGATTGACGTTTAAATTCATGAGCCGAATAAGTGTCAGTCGGCTCTTTTATATCGATTAAATGATGTGGCACGTTTTGCCTTTCGTCTATTGTTGCTTTCGCTGTGCCAATATCTAATTGTTTGTAAACTTGTAGCGAGTCGCCACTGATGACCTCGCCATTAAATCGTTGACTTAGTTTGACTCCTAGAGCCGTTTTTCCAACCGCTGTCGGCCCCACAATCACTAAGACTTTTTGCTTATCCATTATCTCTTACCTCAAGTGCTTTTTTAGGGAAATCTGTAAACATCCCTGCTAATTTCTGTTCAATACAAAATACCATATCGGCTTCTTTATTTACGGTCCACGGACGGACGTTTTCAATATGTGCCGTCTGATCGATATGCCGTTTCAACCATCGAATATCAGGATGAAAACTATTCACATCACGATGTTTATCTAACCACGCGATATCATATTTATTGCCAAATGCGATAAACGCAATTTCATACGATTTATCAAGGGCCTTCAATCGTCTGAGCGTATCACGATTAAAACTGGATAAAACGATGGTAAATGACACATCCGCTTCCTCGATGGCTCGTAATACTTTTTGTTCAATACCTAGATACTCTATGCGATCTGTTTTTAATTCAATATTTAATAAACCACTAAACTGATTCATTGTCAGTAGTGCCAAAACTTCTTCTAATGTCGGAATTTTCGTATCCTTAAATCTTTCATCAAACCAAGAACCAGCATCTAGCTGTTTAATTTCTGCTAAGGTTAAATCTTTCACCCACCCTTTTGCATTCGTGGTTCGGTTTATTTTTTCATCATGAATCACAACCAACTTACCATCACATGTTAACTGAACATCTAATTCGATTCCATCTGCCTTTACATCAATGGATTCTTGAAACGCCGGTAGTGTGTTTTCCGGATGTGTCCCCTTACTTCCTCTATGGGCAATTACTTTTGTCATGTTATCACTTCCATTCTGTTTCATTCTACCATTTTTATGTAAAATTAATAGTCGTTGTATCCCTTATCACTAGATTTTTATTATAAAATGCGTATAATAAAGGTATAAATTCAGATAAGGACGTGAGTGCTATGAAGAAATTTTCAAAAGGATTTTTAGTCGGTACTGCAACAACTTTAGCAGCCTTAACAGGTGTTGCTTTTGGCGTGAAAAAAGTACTAATCGAACCAATCGAAGAAAAAGAAGAAATGATTGACGACAATCGTAAAAAAGCAATGCGTAAAAGTAGAGCGAGATAACATCATGAAACCAAAAGATAACCCAGTGTTATGTTTTGGTTTTTTATTTACCTAAAAAGGAGTGAGCAGATTGACGATAGAAGAAATTAGACAACAAATCATTCATGACCCTGACAATGTCTCTTTCACTGAAAAAGGATGGCAACCTGTTTTTATGGCCTATCCTGAAGCAAAAATACTAATTATTGGACAAGCACCTGGAATTAAAACACAAGAAAAAGAACAAGTCTTCCGTGATAAAAGTGGTGTAAAACTACGTGAATGGATGGGTGTAACAGACGACGTATTTTATGATTCAAAACAAATTGCCGTGTTGCCACTTGATTTTTATTTCCCAGGAAAAGCAGCTCATGGTGACTTGCCACCTAGAAAGAATTTTACTAAAAAATGGCACCCAGCTTTAATAGAATGTATGCCAAACATTGAATTGACTATTCTTATGGGGACATATGCTCAAAAATATTACCTAAAAGATAAAGCGAAAAAAACATTAACCGAAACAGTTTTTGCTTATGAAGAATACTTACCAA from Vagococcus martis includes these protein-coding regions:
- the miaA gene encoding tRNA (adenosine(37)-N6)-dimethylallyltransferase MiaA is translated as MDKQKVLVIVGPTAVGKTALGVKLSQRFNGEVISGDSLQVYKQLDIGTAKATIDERQNVPHHLIDIKEPTDTYSAHEFKRQSTECINELATQNKLPIIVGGTGLYIQSLLYDFQLGSSELSDDEKKSRKKWEEFAKKMSNEALWHELETIDPKGANTIHPNNRKRVIRALEVFDLTGKSISEQQQIDLMDLSKSSFDVKLIGLTTDREVLYNRINQRVDVMMAEGLLDEAKMVYELDCPQASQGIGYKEFFPYFEGKCSLEKSVEEVKQHSRQYAKRQLTWFRNRMPVEWWDIVSDEANVNLLESSVADWLG
- a CDS encoding glycerophosphodiester phosphodiesterase; its protein translation is MTKVIAHRGSKGTHPENTLPAFQESIDVKADGIELDVQLTCDGKLVVIHDEKINRTTNAKGWVKDLTLAEIKQLDAGSWFDERFKDTKIPTLEEVLALLTMNQFSGLLNIELKTDRIEYLGIEQKVLRAIEEADVSFTIVLSSFNRDTLRRLKALDKSYEIAFIAFGNKYDIAWLDKHRDVNSFHPDIRWLKRHIDQTAHIENVRPWTVNKEADMVFCIEQKLAGMFTDFPKKALEVRDNG
- a CDS encoding DUF3042 family protein: MKKFSKGFLVGTATTLAALTGVAFGVKKVLIEPIEEKEEMIDDNRKKAMRKSRAR
- a CDS encoding uracil-DNA glycosylase family protein, which codes for MSRLTIEEIRQQIIHDPDNVSFTEKGWQPVFMAYPEAKILIIGQAPGIKTQEKEQVFRDKSGVKLREWMGVTDDVFYDSKQIAVLPLDFYFPGKAAHGDLPPRKNFTKKWHPALIECMPNIELTILMGTYAQKYYLKDKAKKTLTETVFAYEEYLPTYFPIVHSSPLNFRWFAKHPEFESAIVPVFKEHVQQLIK